In the Hydractinia symbiolongicarpus strain clone_291-10 chromosome 13, HSymV2.1, whole genome shotgun sequence genome, TCTCGTGCGAGGATTATCAACAAGTACTTATTGATTTAACAGTGACCCATCAAGAAGCAAATAAACCACGAGGGATAATTACTTGGAACACTAACCCCAAATGTGGTGCTCACGTCACTTGACACCTTTCCTTTCTTTAGATCGACAGCTCCTGACTTGATCACTTCTTTAAATCGTCGCTTGAAAAAGTTAACCATCGGCATGACAGAATCTTGAAACTCTTCGTCTTGAAAGAGAGTGTATTTAAACAGTGGAAGCCTGGGATCGACTTTAGGTTTTTGTGTTGTTGCTGCATCAGTTGGTTTTGTTAGAGGTAGTGCCTTCGCGTAAACAGCCACCAACATAGTGATTAAAAATGCTACCTGAAACTACAATGAAAGACCCAGTTATCTAAACATCTATTACACTCATGACAGGTAAAAACAACTTCGAAGGCTACCAAGAAATGAAAACGGAGAAAAGGATTTTGCAAAGAAAAGCATTTAATACGAATTGCTCGAAGAAATAAACTTTGTACTAGTCGACTTCAAAAGTTGTGTACTTATGATTTACCTTCATGATTGAATCCAGTGAATTCTTTACTGcttcttcttattttcttttgttgacAACTAGTTTGCACACTTTAACTCGttctgaaaattttgaaaatttctctcttttttataGGCCAATTCACGGTTCGGTGGATTTTTTAATCCAATTTAAAAGTACAATATCCCTTGTCAGTTGTAGTAAATGAAATATTGATGAACATTCAATAAGAAAGACGCACAATTAAAAAACAACTGTCAAAAAGAGACTCGGTACTAAACATAAGTGGAATGTAGTAACCCTAGCAACTATCGTCAATTTCAGTTACTTGTATATACTCTGATTAATTAACTGTATATTTGATCATGAACGAGAATAAAAGATTGATTTTTCATCTATATGGACCAACTTCGCAGATAATGACACGCCTCCGTTTCTCGCTCCTTGATTTAGGGGGTAAAATAAcgaattatttattcacttttTTTGCACTTTTATTAAACTAAAGTACCCGAGAAAAACATAATTTTCACACTTGACGAAGAAGTGTTTTGGTTTGGTTGTGTTTTCTGCATTGTTTTTTCGTAGAAAAAAATTGAGATTTTAGTCTACCGCATGATCAATGTAATTGTGCAGTGCGTCACGCCCCAGCAAAACTTTTCCTTCCATTTCCTTATTAATCTTTATGCAAAAACAACCACGGATGCAGAACATGCGTGGGAATAATTTTATCAGTTTTGCAATTAATCAGCAATCGCTCACCCGTCATCAtgatataaacttttaattgcagACACGCGCGTGTAGATGTTTCATGAATAGATATGTCAAGTGGAGAGGTTGCGATAAGACAGCTAGATAATAGGATTTGCATGACGCTAGCTACACAAAAgtgatgttaaaatacaacttctTATTGCGACGAAAAAGATGTCAAATTTTTGTGATTATTGTAATCCGTGTCCTAATACTTTAGTGATATGTGAGCTTAGTATATTGTACTGAACggtaataaaaaattcaaaactcGATAAAGCTTTCCTCACTGTCTCTGCATAGATGATATTTATTGATAAACCCTAAATCCTCCCTTTGTTATACAATCTAACTTGTCCTTTATGACAGCTAAAACAAGTGGTAGCTTTATCACAAAAATTAAGACACAAAATTTGTCCCTGTTTCTGTAGTGACACTACCTTACCATATaagattttacaatttttaagtaTTAAAAACAAGAGTGTACATCTGAGCCAACCGCGACATTACGACCTTTTGTTTCTTATGCCAAGGCAATTATAGAAAACAGAAAACAAGTCTTGGATTTTACGTTCCATCCATGTAAAATACGTTCAAACGTACATAAAAACACCGTCAAATGTATGTAcaggtaaaataaaattaagtttataaataataataataataataataataataacatgaaATTTCTCCACTATGCAATATCTTTGGTTTCTTCATTGGTCGAGGACGGAAGATTAATTTTTGAAGTAGAAGGGTAAGAAATTAAGGTCGGATTTGGTgtaattgttgttttgttgcatggtagtttaaaatttctttttaactagAAAGGGTAGGAGGTGCTCTCTCGTCCTTTAAAAACAGTCGAAGTTAAAATCACATCGAAAGGACTGGGTATCAGCCCTCtcataaaaatttcattcatcAACTCTCTACGACGCACGTATATTTTAGTAACTTATTTGGTTGtaccttttatttttaaagatataaaACGTCGTAAAACTTAGATATAAATTATccgaaattttagaaaaaataaatcgtaatttttttacatcctttgtttttattttatgaaaCCTAATTACGTCATTGAATTCGGCATGGacaattcttcttttttatttcggaGATGTTTTGTCTCGAAACTAAGACAACTTTTAATTATATCTGTTAAGCAAACATTCCTGAGAAATAATTATCATATTTAATTtgcaaatatttcttgggtttaaggcaataaataacaaattaaatttgataaattttctccatgatctttgtcagagcatctgaagatcacaactaaaaaacgtctttcaacatgcatgtacaaaatgttaaaaattctcttgataaaaataaaatgtataaaaatcgtttattaacaataaaagtcgttaaaaattatatgttttcccaaatttccgataatcgtcttatttcatcgtttttgttcaataaagccgatttgtgttgtttaatcgctaatgcctctttaaattttcttttaataaaattgttttccctatagagaatttctattttctcatTTTCTCATGCAATTAAATGAGTTTCCCAAGAACATCGTTACAAAAACgataaaagaaacattaaacAAAGAATGTAATGGAAGAAACCAGACAGATGACGACACGAATTCAATTCGATTGTTTTTACCCTATGAAAAAGGCATCTCAGAACAAATCGCCAGAGTATGCAagaaatttaatgtaaaattaacacatacgaaaaacaaagcgcttaaaaatgttgtaaaaggcaacaaaatattgaaaaacggAAACCAAGACAATGAATCAGGTGTTGTATATAAAGTAACGTGTGGGTGGAAAATATTACATAGGAGAAACAGGAAGGAAGTTGACAGCACGAATAAAGAGCACAAAAATGGCGCAAAAAACGATAAAGAAAACGTCTCTGGAATGTCCAAACAcgttaaagaaacaaaacacgaaATTAACTTTGAGAAAATGGAAATTCTCTATagggaaaacaattttattaaaagaaaatttaaagaggcattagcgattaaacaacacaaatcggctttattgaacaaaaacgatgaaataagacgattatcggaaatttgggaaaacatattataatttttaacgacttttattgttaataaacgatttttatacattttatttttatcaagagaatttttaacattttgtacatgcatgttgaaagacgttttttagttgtgatctgaagatgctctcacaaagatcagggagaaaatttaacaaatttaatttgttatttattgccttaaacccaagaaatatttgcaAATTAACTATGAAAAGACAAACCTATAAAGAATTCAATTATCATATTGTTCACCATCAATACACACGCGCTAAGCATTAAAACTCTCACTCTATAGTCGAATATACTTTGTTTAGTAAAGGCTTACATTTGGGTAAAGGCGCTATCGAATTTAAAGTTTCAAGTAGAgaccaatatatatatatatatataaaaagaattttctacacCAGTGTCTATAATAATAACTGTATTCTGTTCCAAGTTGTTCCCTTGCAGCATgaagtattttttattacttttgtgCCAACAAGCAGATAAAATGTGTGAAATACAGATGGATGAAATATATGAAAGACGGAATAATTTTCCATGGAATTTtttggctaacgactagttttttttacccatattttgttgaaaattaggCAAAAAGCTAATGTCCTGTGTAAGACGGAGAGGATTTCAGCATCCGGTGACCTTCAGTAATATTTTAACATAAATGTGTTCcaaaatatcaatttttatcAATCTGACAAAGAGTTAACGTTCAGTTTGACAATAGGTTTAGATGGAGGGGAAGTTTTCATTGTAATTTGTTAGTGCAAAATAATCAATTTAAGAATGCAGTTTTACCTTTGACCTAGCTGTTGCTAAAAAGACTCTTTTAAATTGGTATAAAAAGTACTTAATGGTTGCTCAGCAGGAAGTCGTACAATTGTCATAACACTTAGCTAAGTATTATTCTATGCGCTTCTATGCGAGATTTGAGTaatgtatattttgtttttctattttaaaagatattaattaaatgaaaatttttcagaagttcacaaaatgtttttttccagACTTACTAAAAAATAAGAAGATTACGGCCGTTTATAAAGCGAAACATCCAGGACTCTCTTCTCGCTTTACTTCTTTACACGAGTTCGTGCTTTAAGTTCATATAAGAAGTATAACGAAGGAGAGGTTTCTTGGCTACGTACGCATCTCCGACAAATATAACAAAGTTTCTATAATTTTTGTGCATATCTTTCCGACGTTTAAAATGTCTtcgttattatttttaaatttgaccaCTACgtggcgggttttctttttctttgcttttgtattattatttttctttagtaCCATCtctatcttttttttgttttcaatttcaatgaacgaAGCTAATAAAATTATAAGACTTTATTTACGACAAATCATTCTAAAAgccattaacattttttttaattaagctaCTTGACAGTAACTTAGACGGAAAGCAGttgtaaaaattgtaaacaGATGATGCAATTCCAATGCGATGCTACAACACTCAGTGGTATGCATTTCTGATCTTTTGTTACTTTGCTTTCGTTCAGGATTAACTTGTAGCTACTTCGAAGGCTCACCAACAAGCAAAGCAACTCTCAGGCTATATGGAGGTTCGGACATTTTTGGAGAAAAGACACTAAATGTAATTCTAATATTCTTTGCGTTATCAGAGCTTTGCGTCATGACTTTATCAAACTCGTACACAGCGCTTTTTTCACTTCAAGAATCAAAAGACGTAGCGCATACTAGTTCGAAACTGTAATGAATCTTCTTCCTAGGAAAGAAATCATTGATGTGTTTTTGCCTTAAATTCTCCAGTGTTAACGTCTTAATCTAACAACATCATGTTCATATCGATATCGCCATGAACTTCAACGTCTAGACTTTCTAGGGCTTCTGTTACTGTGATTGTTATCTGTATGTCTTTTTGCTCTTCTACTTCGTTGTCCAATTTATTAATTGGTGTACCTCTTAAGTTTAGGACCTCTACGATGCTTATCTCACGAGATTATTGGAGGGAATTGgtatttatatttctttaatttCAAAATCTATGTATTTGTTGTTTTCACAAACTAGCTGGTTTTAGCCTTGATATACCTGTGGATTACCAGTTTTATGAAGACAGTAGCCTAATGgtttcaaataaatttgatCGATGTATTGATGTGAAAGTAAGCAAATGTGTCACATAAATACAAGTAATTTATTTTccgtgttttttattttcataaaaatatgatGTGTCCGCTATCAAGTGTCTGCTTTGTAGAGGTTGATCATGAGTCGTCAAGTTCCTAAAAAAGCGTCCGAAAATTTTCGCTGTATAGCCAGGGTTGACTACATTAGTTTTCAGAACGAGATTAAAACAAGTTACTTCAAAAACGTTTATAGTGTTTCGTATATAAAAAAGAGGCGAGAAACAGGATTGTGTGCTTACTATAATTGTgcgacattttttaataaaactctgTCGAACGAAATCTTAACACCTGTGCAAACTTTCTTCAATTCTGTGGAATCAAAAATCCTgcgaaaattcaaaaaaatacatatacaGTGGAGTCCTGATATAACGAACCCCCGATATGTCAACTCTCGAGGTGAATTACTTTGCAAAAGCATTTTGTAATATAGATTGCATTCAAAATCATGTTGATATACAGTAGTctctctaattagcggacaccatTGATTCAAAAAATCTGTCTACTAATTAGAAGTGTCTGCTTTTTAGATGGTTAACTATTTTTGAGCTAATTTTCATTGTCGAGTGAAAAAATTGATGTATTTTGATGTTttcttgttgttattttttttttttttttttttttttttggggggggggggggggggggtgaattattttagactttagaggaataaaaaaattagatttaaAACACTTTTGTTCCAAAGGGTTACGAATTTTGTACAATCTTTTCTCACCTTTCGATGCAACGAACTCTCGAACTCTCCATTAAAGGAACTTTTAAATTGAGAGTCCGCtgtactttttattttcttcgttGTCGGACGACTTAATTTCTCTTTGTATTATGTAAATAACATGATAATACCTTCGATACCTCTCCCCAACTTTTCCCAAAATCTTCTTCTCACACACCATACCCCACGAAAAAGCTTATTTCACACCTTCACCCAATATTGAGTCCATGCGTCCACACGGTGTCGGACTTACATTTACGAATCAATGTCTAATCTATGtcacagaaaaataaatatatatttcattctttctttattttatgtttacttTAATAACCATTGTGTCCTCACTCATGTGGGATCACCTCATGTTGCAGTAAAAAATGCAGCGCAAGTTTCAGTgggaacattatttttaaaaaagtcatttttatgtGCAGTTATGACTGTCAAATTAGTATAAACAATTATTATCCCAGAACTTTCTAAATGCAATAATAACAaattaaaacttcatttttttctCTATAGGTGTACTATTCAGCAATTTTAACATTACGTTTTGTTCGAAGCTAAGAGTTCACATTGAAGATTCATACTCTGCAAGGTCTACCCTAACAAAATGACTAAATCTAAAATAAATCACAACACTTATCATACGATAATTCACTTGATTTTCgctctgtttttaattttacttcAAATTTTAAGTTTTCACACTAAAAATGCAAAAGAAATTACAGGAAAGCGAGAGAAGTGAGGTATGCGTCAGCAGACACACACACCTATGATCAAACATTTTTAGACCACACAACTGTTGGCATGGGACCACAGAAATTCATTGACTGATGCGCCAGTTATGATTGGATTAAGTTTAATGTCAAAAGTTAACACTAAAGAAATAGTCCCAAGTGACAAAATTTGTTTATCAGGAGACAGCTTAACTCGCCTAGAGAACTTACAGTTCCGTAATACTGGACTAATTTTGTTGACTAAAGATGTTTCTACTGGGGATTTAAAAGCGAGACAACAAAAGCATATTCCCAATGCCTTTCTTCTTTGTTTGCTAATTTAAAGAAAGACCTTTTGTACCAAACTCAGCGTCGATATTTTGTGCGTTTCCTAGCGTCAAGTAATTTTGACACAGCAACATGAGTTATAATTAGTTTGAAGGTGATAGTTTCTTTTTCTACCTCTTTTACGGGATGAGCGCGGATTTAAAATCAAGTTGggatttttatatttaacacTGTGTTCATTAGCTGTCAGTTCCAGGATGTCGCGCCAGTCAATCTATAGATTTGCTGACAGATAATATTAAAATACGTACTAATCGCTCGAACCGACTGCCAAAATTCCTTGGCTAAGACCACCCTGGTATATTGTCTCactatgtttttaaaaagcatTAAATTTAACATTAAATTTTATGGATATAATAGACCTCTTGTGTCTCGACCCATCCATATTTATTCGTTAGAACTATAAATATCGAACCACGATAAGATCTATGTAAGGGATTATATTGTTATCAATGATATATGTCAAGAATTATCGTTTACGATGTTTATCTCAAGCTATGCTAAGTAGGGATTCGTAAAATTTAACAAGGTACTTAAATTGTCAAAATACGATTAATTGGAAACGAAGAAAAATATTAGAATGAGATGTTTTTTCTCAGAAGCTTcttgtgacaaaaaattaatttccttaatcgtagaaacaaaataaaaaagaaattctaCACAAGCAAACCTGAACAAAATAGAAGAAGAAGCAAATCTCCCCAAGCATTTTAAACTGTTCTAAATGTTTTTGGGCTAGAACTATGTCCATCGAATTGAAGATTTTGGGACAGGAATATGTAAATTCATCTCTTTTTGCTGACATACATGATTCAATGAAGAAAAGGAAAACTTCCTGGAACACAATAATAAAATCTCgcctttttttcaaaacaatgaaacaaaacaagaaaacgaGATTTAAACACCCATTGTTTAATTTCTATTTTGTGGTTGAAAAGTGGGTGTCGCTATCTGGGTGGGGTTGTCGCTATAGGGTGAGTGATAAGTCTCTTGGATATTTTGTTACCCCTATTCAAGCCTAGATCTTGGGTGACTCTGTGTACCCGAACCCAAAAGTGGGGCTTTTTTATTCCCCACTCCGGTGGTGCTGGTGCTGGTGGtgtcataattttaaatttagacgCATGATTAGTGGAAACTATCCTCGTTTCCTCGTTTCCAGGCTCTAAAAGTACACTCGTTTCATCCGTTTTTACAACTTTCGTGAGAATATCTGCTTCTTTTTACTTACTATTGTATCTCTCGTTTCGTgagatatttttctattttttaacaaaacataaaaaaacagaaagacGTTTCTTTCtgccatttttctttttaagtagGAATGCTTATTGCAATACAGATGAATTCGTTGTAATCAGTTAGACTACAGACCAACCGGATTTccaacttttgttaaaaaaagtttgtgaAATTCAAATTTcatctcaatatttttaacCAATGATGTACTATAACGACGCTTCaaagtttttaatgttttgaccGATCACAACATTATTATGTTGCATTTTATATGTAATCTTGAGTAGGATTGAAGTTCTACAAGAAGAAATCTGAATGTTTTTTCTAGTTTCTGATGCGACTACCAAGTCTATGACCATTGATAAAGAATCACCGTCCTGCATTTTTTCTAGTTTAAAGTCAGCCCTTTAGCGTCAGTTTCTAACAGTTTAATTTCAGGCccttatttttaagaattttaccCATCTCTTATTACCTAATAGCAAAATTAATCACAGCAATTTGACGTTGTGTCGCATCGCCTCGTTACTTTGGTTTGTTTGAAAGCAAACAGTACGAAAATCAAAACTTAGAAGCTATATTTGTAAACTGTTGGAccactttgtaaaaaaaattgcgacTCAGGTATATACGTTTAGTTGGAGGTTAagtgttaatttttaaaaagaattaaaagaatttaaaggCGATTACAGTTTAATTGGGTAGCTGTTTCTAAGTTAATATAGCGTGGTGGTTTCATGCTGAGATAAAtctaaaacaaattaaataaacTCGTGCGAACTGTGCTATTTTTAATATGCATGATGTCTCATATGTTCTTGTTAATGTTGTTAATTCAATCTAAGGGCAGGCAAATTGGAAGATAGTTAGTGAGTAAATATACGAAAAA is a window encoding:
- the LOC130623484 gene encoding uncharacterized protein LOC130623484, with protein sequence MKFQVAFLITMLVAVYAKALPLTKPTDAATTQKPKVDPRLPLFKYTLFQDEEFQDSVMPMVNFFKRRFKEVIKSGAVDLKKGKVSSDVSTTFGVSVPSNYPSWFICFLMGHC